One window of the Endomicrobium proavitum genome contains the following:
- a CDS encoding NAD-dependent epimerase/dehydratase family protein has product MKLLITGGCGFLGSNLAAHALEQKYDVLVFDNLHRKGSQENLAWLQTKNKFQFIKEDTKNFDAVAKAVKEFQPDSIFHLAGQVAMTTSIANPRLDFETNALGTFNILEAVRQFSPQSNIIYSSTNKVYGDLEQYTYSQQETRYVCNEKPEGFDENVTLDFHSPYGCSKGSADQYMLDWSRMFGLKTAVFRHSSMYGGRQFATADQGWIGWFCQKAVETKLDILKEPFTISGNGKQVRDVLHAKDMVSLYFSCIKNIDKAKGNAFNIGGGFENSLSLLELFDYLEKILDIKLNYTKLPPRGSDQKVFIADIKKARKLIGWKPEVNYKEGIKQMLEWTKTQVIK; this is encoded by the coding sequence ATGAAACTGCTAATTACAGGCGGCTGCGGATTTTTAGGAAGCAATCTTGCCGCGCACGCTTTAGAACAAAAATACGACGTTCTTGTTTTTGATAATTTGCATAGAAAAGGTTCTCAAGAAAATCTTGCGTGGTTACAGACTAAAAACAAATTTCAATTTATTAAAGAGGATACAAAAAATTTTGACGCCGTCGCAAAAGCCGTAAAAGAGTTTCAGCCGGATTCAATTTTTCATCTTGCCGGGCAAGTGGCAATGACAACCTCTATCGCAAACCCGCGGTTAGATTTTGAAACAAACGCGCTTGGCACATTTAATATTTTAGAAGCCGTAAGACAATTTTCGCCTCAATCAAATATAATTTATTCTTCAACAAATAAAGTTTACGGAGATTTGGAACAATATACATACTCGCAGCAAGAAACAAGATACGTTTGCAATGAAAAACCGGAAGGTTTTGATGAAAATGTAACGCTTGATTTTCATTCCCCTTACGGCTGTTCTAAAGGGTCAGCCGACCAATACATGCTTGACTGGTCAAGAATGTTCGGATTAAAAACCGCCGTTTTCCGTCACAGCTCCATGTATGGAGGAAGACAGTTTGCAACCGCCGATCAAGGTTGGATAGGCTGGTTCTGCCAAAAAGCGGTGGAAACAAAATTAGATATTTTAAAAGAGCCGTTCACAATATCCGGAAACGGCAAACAGGTTAGAGACGTTTTACATGCAAAAGATATGGTTAGTTTATATTTTTCTTGTATTAAAAATATTGACAAAGCAAAAGGCAACGCGTTTAACATAGGAGGAGGATTTGAAAACAGTTTATCGCTCCTTGAACTTTTTGACTATCTTGAAAAAATTTTAGATATAAAACTAAATTACACAAAACTCCCGCCGCGCGGAAGCGACCAAAAAGTTTTTATTGCAGACATTAAAAAAGCGCGCAAGCTTATAGGCTGGAAACCGGAAGTAAATTACAAAGAAGGCATCAAGCAAATGTTAGAGTGGACAAAGACACAGGTGATAAAATAA
- a CDS encoding glycosyltransferase family 2 protein yields the protein MQYKLSICIPTYNRANYIKDLLESITRQITPNIKDEVEICVSDNASEDNTKEIVESFKNIHPYITYFRRNKNMGADNNYLKAEEIARGKYVWLMSSDDILLPDAISTALKYIQKYKDIGIFAVNTIMFDPALRAAVKQNRDITDLIYTNSGEIIKKLGAWFGYISGFIFQKHLWDEFAKYKRFIGSAYSLTYIYYEIIKKGAALLKIATPLVGYRSSNDSFLQDGNYPRIKLDIVGYNDISAFVFGKHSKEHFQINASVVKYHVFNHILIAILSDSANLKYRIKVFALCFKYYKFYPYFWIKDLPLIITPSFILRFARFIYRKTFKRKQFIKNDNNN from the coding sequence ATGCAATACAAACTTTCAATATGCATTCCAACTTACAACCGCGCAAACTATATTAAAGACTTGCTTGAAAGTATTACGCGCCAAATTACGCCGAACATAAAAGATGAAGTTGAAATATGCGTGTCGGATAATGCTTCTGAAGATAACACAAAAGAAATTGTTGAAAGTTTTAAAAATATTCACCCCTATATAACTTATTTCCGCCGGAATAAAAATATGGGCGCAGACAACAACTATTTAAAAGCCGAAGAAATAGCGCGCGGTAAGTATGTATGGCTTATGTCGTCGGACGATATTCTTCTTCCGGATGCAATTTCAACTGCGTTAAAATACATACAAAAATATAAAGATATCGGAATTTTTGCCGTCAATACAATTATGTTTGACCCCGCCCTGCGCGCGGCAGTTAAGCAAAATAGGGATATAACGGATTTAATTTATACAAACTCCGGGGAAATAATAAAAAAGCTCGGCGCATGGTTTGGCTACATAAGCGGTTTTATATTTCAAAAACATCTTTGGGACGAATTTGCAAAATATAAAAGATTTATCGGCAGCGCATACAGCCTTACGTATATTTACTATGAAATCATTAAAAAAGGCGCCGCTCTTTTAAAAATTGCCACCCCTCTTGTAGGCTACAGATCATCAAACGATTCTTTTTTACAAGACGGAAACTACCCGAGAATAAAATTAGATATCGTAGGATACAACGATATATCCGCATTTGTCTTCGGAAAACATTCAAAAGAGCATTTTCAAATAAATGCTTCCGTAGTAAAATATCACGTTTTCAATCATATACTTATAGCAATATTAAGCGACTCGGCAAACCTAAAATACAGAATAAAAGTTTTTGCATTATGTTTTAAATACTATAAATTTTATCCTTATTTTTGGATTAAAGATTTACCATTGATTATAACGCCGTCTTTTATTTTAAGATTTGCGCGTTTTATATACAGAAAAACTTTCAAGAGAAAACAGTTTATTAAAAATGATAACAACAATTAA
- a CDS encoding glycosyltransferase family 2 protein, with amino-acid sequence MSISVVIPAYKEEENLKTLLPQIKKYLTLAGITHEIIAVGPLTDNDNSKQVCQNSGCIYVNRENGDTYGDAVRTGIKAAKNEYLLMMDADGSHAPKDILHLYAAITTPPRHAYDLVIASRYVKNGQTQNLFILKFMSYILNITYRVAFKINAKDISNSFRIYDAVKLKSLKLTCSNFDIVEEIIILLVDKFNAKIKEIPTTFHKRINGASKRNLIKFIFSYIFTMFKLYKIKIQNRKNGTKK; translated from the coding sequence GTGAGCATATCCGTGGTAATTCCCGCATATAAAGAAGAAGAAAATTTAAAAACTCTTCTTCCCCAAATAAAAAAATATTTAACTCTTGCGGGCATTACGCATGAAATTATCGCCGTGGGACCTTTAACAGACAACGATAACTCAAAACAAGTTTGCCAAAACTCCGGTTGCATTTACGTCAACAGAGAAAACGGCGATACTTACGGCGACGCCGTGCGCACGGGAATAAAAGCTGCAAAAAACGAATATCTTCTAATGATGGACGCAGACGGCTCGCACGCCCCCAAAGACATATTGCATTTATACGCCGCAATAACTACCCCCCCCCGTCACGCTTACGATTTAGTTATAGCTTCTCGTTACGTAAAAAACGGACAAACACAAAATTTGTTTATTTTAAAATTTATGTCTTACATTTTAAATATTACATATCGCGTCGCTTTTAAAATAAACGCCAAAGACATATCAAACAGCTTTAGAATCTACGACGCCGTAAAACTTAAAAGTTTAAAACTTACATGCTCAAACTTTGACATAGTTGAAGAGATTATAATTCTTCTTGTTGACAAATTTAACGCTAAAATAAAAGAAATTCCGACGACATTTCACAAAAGAATAAACGGTGCGTCAAAAAGAAATCTTATTAAATTTATTTTTTCTTATATATTTACAATGTTTAAGTTGTATAAAATAAAAATTCAAAACAGAAAAAACGGAACAAAAAAATGA
- a CDS encoding MATE family efflux transporter, with product MITTIKNFFKQIPRHLLVTASAWTSKIIVSLVQIISIRTLLSYLGEERYAAYIIAYSLTAWFVLADFGVGISLQNFISECRAKKESYDKYLLAALQIAAVLFIVAAALIIFLAFPVQDILFRKFSSIDGIGSMPLVLIVGIVTLVNVLSNFVFRVYFAEHKGYIPNIIPAISAICSMAAIFFLNRYSPVRQDIITALIIFTLPNLIFTLIPFIKIFKKFFTQIFHKNTDAIKSLIIRSAKFQGIAVIGVAYAQADYIVMSQTLQAEAIITYSIFMRVFMFFSFIYSSLLIASWPMFSEMYVEKKYNELKTQMKKYLTYVTLFIITGTVAILSASGLIVQLLAPNTDIAPATTLILLLGAYVLVKSWTDTFSSMLQSFNALRIFWIYMPFQTIINFAMQYFMSKKYGAQGIVIGLIASLVLTALWILPLKFKKTLRGSHD from the coding sequence ATGATAACAACAATTAAAAATTTCTTTAAACAAATTCCTCGCCACTTGCTTGTTACTGCAAGCGCGTGGACAAGCAAGATTATTGTATCTTTAGTGCAGATAATCAGCATACGCACCCTTTTGTCTTACCTTGGCGAAGAGCGTTATGCGGCTTATATAATAGCCTACTCGCTTACCGCATGGTTTGTGCTTGCGGATTTCGGCGTAGGAATTTCACTGCAAAATTTTATTTCCGAATGCCGTGCAAAAAAAGAATCTTACGATAAATATCTGCTTGCCGCATTGCAAATAGCCGCAGTTTTATTTATAGTTGCAGCCGCCTTGATTATTTTTCTTGCTTTTCCCGTTCAAGATATATTATTTAGAAAATTTTCAAGTATTGACGGCATAGGTTCAATGCCGTTAGTGCTTATAGTAGGCATAGTAACATTGGTAAATGTTCTATCAAATTTTGTTTTCAGAGTTTATTTTGCCGAGCACAAAGGTTATATTCCCAATATTATTCCGGCGATATCGGCAATATGTTCAATGGCTGCGATATTTTTTCTCAACAGATATTCTCCCGTTCGCCAAGACATAATAACGGCGCTTATAATTTTTACGCTGCCTAATCTTATTTTTACTTTAATACCTTTTATAAAAATATTTAAAAAGTTCTTTACGCAAATATTTCATAAAAATACGGACGCTATAAAATCTCTAATTATAAGATCTGCAAAATTTCAGGGCATAGCCGTTATCGGCGTGGCTTATGCTCAGGCAGACTATATAGTAATGTCGCAAACATTGCAGGCTGAAGCTATAATAACATACAGTATATTTATGCGCGTATTTATGTTTTTTTCATTTATATACTCATCGCTTCTCATAGCTTCATGGCCAATGTTTAGCGAAATGTATGTGGAAAAGAAATATAATGAATTAAAAACGCAGATGAAAAAATATCTTACCTATGTTACGCTTTTTATAATAACCGGAACAGTTGCCATATTGTCTGCATCCGGACTTATTGTGCAGCTTTTAGCGCCTAACACTGATATTGCGCCGGCAACAACGCTGATACTTTTGCTTGGCGCCTACGTGCTTGTAAAAAGCTGGACGGACACGTTCTCGTCCATGCTGCAAAGTTTTAACGCATTAAGAATATTTTGGATATACATGCCGTTTCAAACAATTATAAATTTTGCAATGCAATATTTTATGTCAAAAAAATACGGCGCTCAAGGTATAGTTATAGGTCTTATAGCGTCGTTAGTTTTAACGGCTTTATGGATACTGCCGTTAAAATTTAAAAAAACCTTAAGAGGCTCTCATGATTAA
- a CDS encoding glycosyltransferase 87 family protein, with amino-acid sequence MSMLINKIKQNLRLEHIFISAMLVLCLCFIFSLAKNPSGLQVETLGLYDLSKNDGYFHDIYYPANYAADKNVYFNDRQPAPETFPKNYLPLVYVICYFFAETANYLELGIDARYSDIYLITVNLFIIFFSLMLFITLYDLKQGGKAVKFLTVASLFVSWAYIRAYQTGNFAIVSTVLSVFFLLSYDNKNKFIKELSFISLALAGAIKIYPLLFGIVLIYDKEYKAVFRIAVYFFIAAFTPFLFFTTKEHGFADNVLKCIDNIKTFSKTQIPYPFFIYPQHSFGAGAQLIVKLLVVMFKIFALLSLITAYFQNIKWKKIFLLLFTTYYLSSTAGVYYPLLFLMPIVLFFNEKKLTVKNLIFLLFVILLLNPYQFPEIAGYSITGLARRISLIAMFLMLFADSVIVSFYELRKKYFSKATLQ; translated from the coding sequence ATGAGTATGCTTATAAATAAAATAAAACAAAATTTACGTTTAGAGCATATCTTTATATCGGCTATGCTTGTTTTATGTTTGTGTTTTATTTTCTCTCTTGCAAAAAATCCTTCAGGTTTGCAAGTTGAAACGTTAGGGCTTTACGATTTAAGCAAAAATGACGGCTACTTTCACGATATTTATTATCCCGCAAATTACGCCGCCGATAAAAATGTTTATTTTAACGACAGACAGCCGGCTCCAGAAACATTTCCCAAAAACTATCTTCCTTTAGTTTACGTAATTTGTTATTTTTTTGCCGAAACCGCCAATTATTTAGAACTCGGCATAGACGCGCGATACTCCGACATATATCTTATAACCGTAAATTTATTTATAATTTTTTTCAGCTTAATGCTGTTTATAACGCTTTACGATTTAAAACAGGGAGGCAAAGCAGTAAAGTTTTTAACGGTAGCTTCTTTGTTTGTTTCGTGGGCGTATATACGCGCGTATCAAACCGGAAATTTTGCCATAGTCTCAACTGTTTTATCGGTATTTTTTCTTTTATCCTACGATAACAAAAATAAATTTATAAAAGAACTGTCGTTTATTTCTTTGGCCTTGGCTGGAGCTATTAAAATATATCCGCTGCTGTTTGGAATTGTTTTGATATACGATAAAGAATATAAAGCCGTATTTAGAATTGCGGTTTATTTTTTTATTGCGGCTTTCACGCCGTTTCTTTTTTTTACCACCAAAGAACACGGATTTGCCGACAATGTTCTTAAATGTATTGACAACATAAAAACTTTTTCAAAAACGCAGATACCGTATCCTTTTTTCATATATCCTCAACACTCTTTCGGCGCAGGAGCTCAACTGATAGTAAAACTTTTAGTCGTTATGTTTAAAATATTTGCGCTGCTATCGCTTATAACGGCATATTTTCAAAACATTAAATGGAAAAAGATTTTTCTTTTATTATTTACTACTTACTACCTAAGTTCTACTGCGGGAGTTTATTATCCTTTATTGTTTCTTATGCCGATAGTTTTATTTTTTAACGAAAAAAAACTTACCGTAAAAAATTTAATATTTTTGCTTTTTGTAATATTACTTTTAAATCCGTATCAATTTCCTGAAATAGCGGGCTATAGCATAACCGGTCTTGCGCGCAGAATATCTCTTATCGCTATGTTTCTTATGTTATTTGCAGATTCCGTTATCGTATCTTTTTACGAACTTCGTAAAAAATATTTCTCAAAGGCGACTCTACAGTGA
- a CDS encoding NAD-dependent epimerase/dehydratase family protein, with translation MKIILTGATGFLGSALLAALLEKKHNVIILKRSHSNVSKIKNLLKKIKSIDVDKTDVCEIFKKNKNIDAVIHVATNYGKKNEKLTDIFKSNVLFPLELLDNAAKNKVPHFINTSSFFQKITDANHPLYAYIKTKQEFLSWGKYYAQTGKINFTDANIFHLYGAGDCEETKFIPYIIKQCSGNVKYLDMTSGEQKRDFIFLDDAVEAYLKILNKKNSGFTKYEIGSGKQITIKQACEIIKKISKSKIKFNFGKIPYRNGEVMNAKANLHLNKNIHWKAKTSFSAGILKIISAAGGK, from the coding sequence ATGAAAATAATTCTTACGGGCGCAACGGGGTTTTTAGGAAGCGCGCTACTTGCGGCGTTGCTTGAAAAAAAACATAACGTTATAATTTTGAAACGTTCGCATTCAAACGTTTCAAAAATAAAAAATTTACTTAAAAAAATAAAAAGCATAGACGTTGACAAAACGGACGTTTGTGAAATTTTCAAGAAAAATAAAAATATAGACGCGGTAATACACGTTGCCACAAACTACGGCAAAAAAAACGAGAAACTTACAGATATTTTCAAATCTAACGTCTTATTTCCGCTTGAGCTTTTAGATAACGCCGCAAAAAACAAAGTTCCGCACTTTATAAACACGTCTTCGTTTTTTCAAAAAATAACGGACGCTAATCACCCGCTTTACGCTTACATAAAAACAAAACAAGAATTTTTATCTTGGGGCAAATACTATGCCCAAACCGGTAAAATAAATTTTACCGACGCAAATATATTTCACCTCTACGGCGCCGGCGACTGCGAAGAAACAAAATTTATTCCTTACATAATAAAACAATGCAGCGGCAATGTTAAATATTTAGATATGACTTCAGGCGAACAAAAAAGAGATTTTATCTTTCTTGACGATGCCGTAGAAGCGTATCTTAAAATTTTAAATAAAAAAAATTCAGGGTTTACAAAATATGAAATAGGTTCAGGCAAACAAATAACTATAAAACAAGCTTGTGAAATAATTAAAAAAATTTCAAAATCAAAAATAAAATTTAATTTTGGGAAAATCCCTTACAGAAACGGCGAGGTAATGAACGCAAAAGCAAATTTGCATTTAAACAAAAATATTCATTGGAAAGCAAAAACATCTTTCAGCGCGGGTATATTAAAAATTATTTCTGCCGCAGGCGGTAAATAA